One window of the Streptococcus parasanguinis ATCC 15912 genome contains the following:
- a CDS encoding DUF554 domain-containing protein produces the protein MIGLGTFYNALGVVFGGLLGLLIGQRLSEDFHETLLKVTGVAVFVLGIAGTLEKMLVVHGSHVESHGSMMLILSLVIGTVIGELLKIEEGFERLGTWLKEKTGNQGDTSFVDAFMTTALTICIGAMAVVGAVQDGLTGDTSTLLAKAILDMVIVLVLTVSKGKGAIFAVVPLVILQGLITLLANLIAPIMTPQALSNLSLVGSSLILCVGINLIWGKRIKVANLLPAVLIAIIWAFVG, from the coding sequence ATGATCGGTTTGGGGACCTTCTATAATGCCTTAGGGGTCGTATTTGGTGGGCTTTTAGGATTGCTCATCGGTCAACGTTTGTCAGAAGATTTTCATGAGACCCTTCTGAAAGTGACAGGAGTTGCTGTTTTTGTCTTGGGCATCGCAGGGACCTTGGAAAAGATGCTGGTGGTGCATGGAAGTCATGTAGAAAGTCACGGCAGTATGATGTTGATTCTGAGTCTAGTGATCGGGACCGTTATCGGGGAACTCTTGAAGATTGAGGAAGGCTTTGAGCGCTTGGGAACCTGGCTGAAGGAAAAGACGGGCAACCAAGGCGATACCAGCTTTGTTGATGCCTTTATGACCACGGCCTTGACCATTTGTATTGGGGCTATGGCGGTGGTCGGAGCCGTCCAGGATGGCCTGACAGGCGACACCTCGACCTTGTTGGCCAAGGCTATTCTCGATATGGTTATCGTTTTGGTCTTGACCGTTTCAAAAGGAAAGGGAGCGATCTTTGCAGTGGTACCACTTGTGATCCTTCAAGGTTTGATCACGCTGTTGGCCAATTTGATCGCACCGATCATGACTCCACAAGCCCTTTCGAATCTGTCCCTAGTTGGCTCCAGCCTCATTCTCTGTGTAGGGATCAACCTCATTTGGGGCAAACGAATCAAGGTCGCCAATCTCCTTCCGGCAGTGCTGATTGCCATTATTTGGGCCTTTGTTGGGTGA
- a CDS encoding MutS-related protein encodes MEGNVNWIPLGILGLMVVIWATKFLTAIRLKQKLKKAWDGAPFFRKKDTEESLIDSLAYPAKGRTIDSQVDDQTWHDLALDAVFDQLNYTQSSLGAEALYQKMRLLEFQPQDQLHDLEAFFEEHPDLRLKVQVIFNQLGKKNHNMARSIVANPGKHYAGLPLYIALACLPILCLFAIPFEPVGAITLLVISVVFNIVFSSLRNWSNKIRLDNVSYLVRIFASAERLSHLALPQQEELKQAVKPFKKTRILASVLQSPTGTSEMEIILLYLNVLFLLPQIAQVYIYNQVKAHQKEAQKLLDLLGEMEVAISLLRHKRDLEVVCQPVFTETGGIEGETLYHPLLSNPIANDVHFQKNMVISGDNASGKSTYLKTVAINAILAQGLGFAYGESLALPYGHVLTAMDVSDDIEVGDSYFITESKAILRMIQHLNEPGFHYFFIDELFKGTNTIERIGSGLGIVRWLAAQNCLYMISSHDIELVAASGEVNDNYHFDSRYVDGKIVFDYQIKPGSAVTKNAVNTLESLHYPEEITQTAKDLIDQYEETGHWSLKEIEKE; translated from the coding sequence ATGGAAGGAAATGTGAACTGGATTCCGCTTGGGATTCTAGGATTGATGGTGGTAATTTGGGCAACCAAATTTCTGACGGCTATCCGCCTCAAGCAAAAGCTGAAAAAAGCTTGGGATGGAGCGCCTTTCTTTCGCAAGAAAGACACAGAAGAAAGTTTGATAGACAGTCTGGCTTATCCAGCTAAGGGAAGGACGATCGATAGCCAAGTGGATGATCAGACTTGGCATGATTTGGCTTTGGATGCGGTTTTTGATCAGCTCAACTATACCCAATCGAGCCTTGGAGCAGAAGCTCTCTATCAAAAAATGCGCCTGCTGGAATTCCAGCCTCAGGACCAGCTTCATGACTTAGAAGCCTTCTTTGAAGAGCATCCTGATTTGCGCCTCAAGGTCCAGGTCATTTTCAACCAACTGGGCAAGAAGAACCACAACATGGCGCGTAGCATTGTCGCAAATCCTGGCAAGCATTATGCAGGTTTGCCCCTCTATATAGCCTTGGCCTGTCTTCCAATCCTCTGTCTCTTTGCCATTCCCTTTGAGCCAGTTGGGGCGATTACCCTCTTGGTGATCAGTGTGGTCTTTAATATCGTCTTTTCAAGTTTGCGCAATTGGTCCAATAAAATCCGTCTGGACAATGTTAGTTATCTGGTCCGCATCTTTGCTTCGGCAGAACGCTTGAGCCATCTAGCCTTGCCACAACAAGAAGAGCTCAAGCAGGCAGTCAAACCCTTTAAGAAAACGCGGATCCTTGCCAGTGTTTTGCAGAGTCCAACGGGGACCTCTGAGATGGAAATTATTCTCCTCTACCTCAATGTCCTCTTTTTACTCCCGCAGATCGCTCAGGTTTATATTTACAATCAGGTGAAAGCTCATCAAAAAGAGGCCCAGAAGCTTCTGGATCTGCTAGGGGAGATGGAAGTTGCTATTAGTCTCTTGCGCCATAAGCGGGATCTAGAAGTGGTCTGTCAGCCAGTCTTTACAGAGACGGGTGGAATTGAAGGTGAGACGCTCTATCATCCCTTGCTGTCCAATCCGATTGCAAATGATGTGCATTTTCAAAAAAATATGGTCATCAGTGGGGACAATGCGTCTGGGAAATCGACCTATTTGAAGACCGTCGCTATCAATGCTATTCTGGCTCAAGGGCTGGGCTTTGCCTATGGAGAAAGCTTGGCCCTGCCTTACGGTCATGTCCTAACGGCTATGGATGTAAGCGATGATATTGAAGTTGGAGATAGCTACTTTATCACTGAAAGTAAAGCTATTTTGCGTATGATTCAGCATTTGAACGAGCCTGGTTTTCACTATTTCTTTATTGACGAGCTCTTTAAGGGGACCAATACCATCGAGCGGATCGGATCAGGCCTTGGAATTGTCCGCTGGTTGGCTGCCCAAAACTGTCTCTACATGATTTCCAGCCATGATATTGAGCTGGTCGCGGCCTCCGGTGAAGTCAATGATAATTACCATTTTGACAGTCGCTATGTGGATGGCAAGATCGTCTTTGACTACCAGATCAAGCCAGGGTCAGCCGTGACCAAGAATGCGGTCAATACACTAGAAAGCCTGCATTATCCAGAGGAGATTACGCAAACAGCCAAGGACTTGATTGACCAGTATGAAGAGACGGGGCACTGGTCTTTGAAAGAAATTGAAAAAGAATAA
- a CDS encoding HD domain-containing protein, giving the protein MSDLNQTVEFIKEIEKLKSVTRFNRTLDGRFENSAEHSWQGAIAAMVLQDYYPEKLNMEKVMSLLLIHDLGEIYAGDTWVFDDEKKLHAHDRELASIEKTMSLLPEATYVNMKNSWLEFEKGQSAEARYARVIDALVPLINHLEVSEVDYNPDHIRSEMVLEKKKFIKSESKVLWKLTEELVQESVEKGLYL; this is encoded by the coding sequence ATGAGTGATTTGAATCAGACAGTTGAATTTATTAAAGAAATCGAGAAATTAAAGTCAGTAACAAGGTTTAATAGAACTCTTGATGGACGGTTTGAAAATAGTGCCGAGCATTCTTGGCAGGGTGCGATCGCTGCGATGGTTCTGCAAGATTATTATCCTGAAAAATTGAATATGGAAAAGGTCATGTCTCTGTTACTGATCCATGATTTAGGTGAGATTTATGCTGGAGATACTTGGGTGTTTGATGATGAAAAAAAGCTTCATGCTCATGATAGAGAGCTAGCATCTATAGAAAAAACAATGAGCCTCCTTCCAGAAGCAACATATGTGAATATGAAAAATTCGTGGTTGGAGTTTGAAAAAGGACAGAGTGCCGAGGCAAGATATGCAAGAGTGATTGATGCATTGGTACCACTGATCAATCACTTGGAAGTGTCAGAGGTCGATTATAATCCCGATCATATCCGTTCAGAGATGGTATTAGAAAAGAAAAAATTTATAAAAAGTGAATCCAAAGTGTTATGGAAACTGACGGAAGAGTTGGTTCAGGAAAGTGTAGAAAAGGGCTTATATTTATAA